From a single Sorghum bicolor cultivar BTx623 chromosome 5, Sorghum_bicolor_NCBIv3, whole genome shotgun sequence genomic region:
- the LOC110435934 gene encoding uncharacterized protein LOC110435934 yields MVPSPPHYVKSDPPVPAGAVSIPPVANSHGMATRGKTGYRQPRLALHIEALSPLPRYCHDALADPHWRQAMEDEYAALQDNHTLDLVPRPAKANVVTGKWIFKHNFHADGSLERYKACWVLQGFTQRPGVDYDETFSPVVKPATVRTVITVAHSKDWLIHQLDVKNAFLHGTL; encoded by the coding sequence ATGGTCCCCTCTCCACCTCACTATGTCAAGAGCGACCCTCCGGTCCCTGCTGGTGCTGTTTCCATTCCGCCGGTCGCCAACTCCCACGGCATGGCGACCCGTGGAAAAACAGGCTACCGGCAGCCTCGCCTCGCCTTGCATATCGAGGCCTTGTCTCCACTACCGCGGTACTGTCAtgatgctcttgctgatcctcaTTGGCGCCAGGCCATGGAAGATGAATATGCAGCTCTTCAGGACAACCACACTTTGGACCTCGTCCCCCGCCCTGCCAAGGCTAACGTTGTTACTGGAAAATGGATTTTCAAGCACAACTTCCATGCAGATGGCTCATTGGAGAGATACAAGGCTTGTTGGGTACTTCAGGGATTCACTCAACGCCCCGGAGTTGACTACGATGAAACCTTCAGCCCGGTTGTTAAGCCGGCCACTGTTCGCACAGTCATCACGGTGGCACACTCTAAGGATTGGCTGATTCATCAACTTGATGTGAAGAACGCTTTCCTCCATGGGACGCTCTAA